One Cucurbita pepo subsp. pepo cultivar mu-cu-16 chromosome LG11, ASM280686v2, whole genome shotgun sequence DNA window includes the following coding sequences:
- the LOC111805713 gene encoding protein BONZAI 3: protein MGGCHSDVRGGQQAVGGGQRSAGNAVTNSNDAAHNDAVDFFFRSHGLQGLFTQVELSLSASKLLDRDITSKSDPMVVVFIKKNGALQEIGRTEVILNNLNPQWIEKVSVAFHFETVQPLIFRVYDIDTKYYNVPVKSIRLSDQDFLGEASCVLSEILTKQSRSLTLCLKDGHGGSTNLGSLTVRAEETVASRSVIELVLRCSHLDNKDVFSKSDPFLRISRVVESGGSIPICKTEVVKDNLNPVWRPLHLSMQKFGNKDNPLVIECFDFNSNGSHDLIGKLQKSMADLEKLYSEKSGANFVIPSSSRGGYEKALKGQLFVDHFVQKTQFSFLDYISSGFQLNFMVAVDFTASNGNPYTPDSLHYIDHTGRLNSYQQAIMEVGEVIQFYDADRRFPAWGFGARTSDGNVSHCFNLSEIPTQPEVEGVEGIMGAYANALHNVRLAGPTLFGQVINKAADIAAHSLFASTNKYFVLLIITDGVLTDLQETTEALVRASDLPLSILIVGVGGADFKQMEVLDADNGQRLESSTGRVATRDIVQFVSMREIHSGTTCLVEALLEELPEQFLSYMRNRDIKPIPLHIKAPHCKTKF, encoded by the exons ATGGGCGGTTGCCATTCTGATGTGAGAGGAGGGCAGCAGGCGGTGGGAGGAGGGCAGCGGAGTGCTGGTAACGCCGTGACGAACAGCAATGACGCTGCTCACAACGACGCcgttgatttcttcttccGATCCCATGGTCTTCAGGGTTTGTTCACTCAAGTTGAG CTCTCTCTGTCAGCATCAAAATTACTTGATCGTGATATTACCTCAAAG AGCGATCCAATGGTGGTTGTGTtcataaaaaagaatggaGCACTACAAGAGATAGGTAGAACTGAAGTTATTTTGAATAACCTAAACCCACAGTGGATAGAGAAAGTGTCAGTTGCATTCCATTTTGAGACTGTGCAGCCATTGAT ATTTCGTGTATATGATATTGATACCAAATACTACAATGTCCCTGTGAAG TCAATTAGATTGAGTGACCAAGATTTTCTAGGAGAAGCTAGTTGTGTTCTTTCAGAG ATACTAACCAAACAGAGTCGAAGTTTAACTCTATGTCTGAAAGATGGGCATGGAGGTTCAACAAACTTGGGCTCTCTCACTGTTCGAGCAGAGGAAACAGTTGCTTCAAGAAGTGTCATTGAATTAGTACTCCGCTGTTCTCATCTTGACAATAAAGACGTGTTTTCTAAAAGC GATCCTTTCTTGAGAATATCTAGAGTTGTTGAATCTGGAGGTTCAATTCCAATCTGTAAGACAGAAGTGGTTAAAGACAATCTTAATCCTGTTTGGAGACCTTTACACTTGAGTATGCAGAAGTTTGGAAACAAG gACAACCCATTGGTCATTGAGTGTTTTGATTTCAATAGCAATGGCAGTCATGATTTAATTGG TAAGCTCCAGAAATCAATGGCAGATCTTGAAAAGCTTTACAGTGAAAAAAGTGGTGCAAATTTTGTTATTCCGTCTTCTTCTCGTGGTGGCTATGAGAAG GCTCTAAAAGGTCAGCTGTTTGTAGATCACTTTGTTCAGAAAACACAATTCAGCTTTCTTGATTACATTTCCAGTGGATTTCAGCTAAATTTTATGGTCGCTGTTGATTTTACAG CTTCAAACGGAAATCCTTACACTCCAGATTCATTGCATTACATCGACCATACTGGGCGGTTGAATAGTTACCAGCAG GCCATAATGGAAGTAGGGGAAGTAATTCAGTTTTACGACGCTGATCGTCGCTTTCCAGCTTGGGGCTTCGGGGCAAGAACGTCAGATGGCAACGTTTCACATTGTTTCAACTTAAGTGAAATTCCAACTCAACCCGAG GTGGAAGGAGTGGAAGGCATAATGGGAGCATATGCAAATGCTCTTCACAATGTTAGATTGGCTGGACCTACTTTATTCGGCCAAGTAATCAATAAGGCTGCAGATATTGCTGCCCACTCTCTATTTGCCAGTACCAACAAGTATTTTGTCCTGCTGATTATAACA GATGGAGTCTTAACTGACCTTCAAGAAACAACGGAAGCTTTGGTGAGGGCCTCTGATCTTCCACTCTCAATTCTTATAGTAGGAGTAGGAGGGGCAGATTTTAAACAAATGGAG GTTCTTGACGCGGATAACGGACAACGATTAGAGAGTTCTACAGGTCGTGTAGCTACACGAGATATCGTTCAATTTGTTTCAATGCGAGAAATACATA GTGGAACGACATGTTTAGTAGAAGCACTCTTGGAGGAGTTGCCTGAACAGTTCTTGAGTTACATGCGTAATAGAGATATCAAACCCATCCCTTTGCATATTAAGGCACCTCATTGCAAAACTAAATTCTaa
- the LOC111805688 gene encoding prefoldin subunit 1-like, with amino-acid sequence MADDANRATFLEIQGRMIEITGKLKQVQTQIRNKEGEKKRAFLTLEELKQLSDDTNAYKSIGRTFVLEPKSVLMNEQEQKLKDSEATIDSLHSSKEYLEKQLAEVENNLRELLQQDPGIARQIMSMSVA; translated from the exons ATGGCGGACGACGCGAACAGAGCT ACTTTCTTGGAAATCCAAGGTCGCATGATTGAGATTACTGGGAAGCTGAAGCAG GTGCAGACCCAAATAAGAAACAAGGAGGGAGAAAAGAAGCGCGCCTTTTTAACCTTGGAGGAACTCAAACAGTTGTCTGATGACACTAATGCATACAAATCTATAG GGAGAAC GTTTGTTTTAGAGCCAAAGTCAGTTCTAATGAATGAACAGGAGCAAAAGCTAAAGGATAGTGAAGCTACAATTGATTCACTGCAT AGCTCAAAGGAGTATTTGGAGAAGCAGTTGGCAGAGGTGGAGAACAACTTGAGGGAGCTGCTGCAACAAGATCCAGGTATAGCTCGTCAGATTATGTCCATGTCTGTAGCATAA